A stretch of Myxococcus virescens DNA encodes these proteins:
- a CDS encoding TolC family protein gives MWVLLVTLLAAAPARESPPLTFAESQALAAKAALPASLARAVETRRAWDARLPWLAANPTLSVMPGRRAQPEGPGFELTVSVEQPLFLSNLAGAQRDAASAETRALEREAVAALLNRRLEVARAWLTLWSAQQAAATAEQEATLAGALRTSVADALALGGATRLELAEAEGFEAEAQLALLAREAEVTHARLSLAALVGRQPDAHLVVAEALPEVALPPPSEEARWLARASELPEAEARRLLGVAERARAAEVRAARGWQVTVGAQGVREYYGGLSGLLMVGVTPPMFDTGQRERGALLAAAERLEGEAQEAALRAAAELALAFREREHTAAQLSVVEKSLAPKAEEAARLADVLLRAGQSTLPDVLRARRARAAANIRLALARGEASLAAARLHLLLSALP, from the coding sequence ATGTGGGTCCTTCTCGTCACACTCCTCGCCGCGGCGCCGGCGCGAGAGTCCCCTCCACTCACCTTCGCCGAGTCCCAGGCGCTGGCCGCGAAAGCCGCGCTGCCCGCGAGCCTGGCACGCGCCGTGGAAACGCGGCGGGCGTGGGACGCGCGGTTGCCGTGGCTCGCCGCCAACCCCACGCTCAGCGTGATGCCGGGGCGGCGCGCCCAGCCCGAGGGTCCAGGCTTCGAGCTGACGGTGTCGGTGGAGCAACCGCTTTTCCTGTCGAACCTTGCGGGGGCCCAGCGCGACGCGGCGAGCGCGGAGACCCGGGCGCTGGAGCGGGAAGCCGTGGCCGCGCTGCTGAACCGTCGGCTGGAGGTGGCGCGGGCGTGGCTGACGCTCTGGTCGGCCCAGCAGGCCGCGGCGACGGCCGAGCAGGAAGCGACGTTGGCGGGTGCGCTGCGCACCTCCGTCGCGGATGCGCTGGCGCTCGGCGGCGCCACCCGGTTGGAGCTGGCCGAAGCGGAAGGGTTCGAGGCCGAGGCTCAGTTGGCGCTCCTGGCTCGCGAGGCGGAGGTGACCCACGCGCGGCTGTCGTTGGCGGCACTGGTGGGCCGTCAGCCCGATGCGCACCTGGTGGTCGCGGAGGCCCTGCCGGAAGTTGCATTGCCGCCGCCTTCCGAAGAAGCGCGGTGGCTGGCGCGCGCCTCCGAGCTTCCAGAGGCGGAGGCCCGGCGCCTGCTGGGGGTGGCGGAGCGGGCCCGCGCGGCGGAGGTCCGGGCCGCGCGGGGCTGGCAGGTGACGGTGGGCGCGCAGGGCGTGCGTGAGTACTACGGCGGGCTCAGTGGCCTGCTGATGGTGGGCGTGACGCCGCCGATGTTCGACACGGGGCAGCGCGAGCGTGGCGCGCTCCTCGCCGCCGCTGAACGTCTGGAGGGCGAGGCCCAGGAAGCCGCGCTGCGCGCCGCCGCGGAGCTGGCCCTGGCGTTCCGTGAGCGCGAGCACACCGCGGCGCAGCTCTCCGTCGTCGAGAAGTCCCTGGCGCCCAAGGCCGAAGAGGCCGCGCGGCTGGCCGACGTGTTGCTGCGCGCGGGCCAGAGCACGCTGCCTGACGTCCTGCGCGCCCGCCGCGCCCGGGCCGCCGCCAACATCCGGCTCGCGCTCGCCCGCGGCGAAGCCTCGCTCGCCGCCGCGCGGCTCCACCTCCTGCTCTCCGCCCTGCCATGA
- a CDS encoding efflux RND transporter periplasmic adaptor subunit, translating to MTPFVRRFVAVPMLVLSGACTSGSSTAEVPPPPPPARASAASAWVPVRAASRVALAEAPALVLSSPDAVAALSAPFRARVQQVRARPGQQVKAGDPLVEVLMPEVVEAAGAASAASLRLEAYSRQVERLEALHAQGLAKLPDLADAQTQQAEARAALVAAHAVLRVAGIAPGEARGVAERGTVWLKSPIGGIVTEVRAVLGETQPEASAALVRVAADGPARLEARLSVRPPEGASFAFVSSQGIAVPVRWVGQSPVVDAADGTWRAWFEPEDSAAVLRAGQGGRLRIQAAAGEDTVLVPARALAFDSARTVVFTRGGEGQPVRREVEVLATSGAEALVKGPLSARDAVAADGAALLLESQAGAGDEVTP from the coding sequence ATGACGCCCTTCGTCCGTCGTTTCGTCGCTGTGCCGATGCTCGTCCTGTCCGGGGCGTGCACGTCCGGTTCCTCCACCGCGGAGGTTCCTCCACCGCCGCCCCCCGCGCGCGCCTCCGCGGCTTCGGCGTGGGTGCCCGTGCGCGCGGCGTCTCGCGTGGCCCTGGCGGAGGCCCCCGCGCTGGTGCTGTCCAGCCCGGACGCCGTCGCCGCGCTCTCCGCGCCGTTCCGCGCCCGAGTGCAGCAGGTGCGCGCGCGGCCGGGTCAGCAGGTCAAGGCGGGAGACCCGCTGGTGGAGGTGTTGATGCCGGAGGTGGTGGAGGCGGCGGGGGCCGCCAGCGCCGCCTCGCTGCGACTGGAGGCCTATTCGCGGCAGGTGGAACGCCTGGAGGCGCTTCATGCCCAGGGCCTGGCGAAGCTGCCCGACCTGGCCGATGCCCAGACGCAACAGGCCGAGGCCCGCGCCGCCCTGGTCGCGGCGCACGCGGTGTTGCGCGTAGCGGGCATCGCTCCCGGGGAAGCCCGGGGCGTGGCGGAGCGCGGCACCGTCTGGCTCAAGAGCCCCATCGGAGGAATCGTCACCGAGGTGCGCGCGGTGCTGGGGGAGACGCAGCCCGAGGCCAGCGCCGCCTTGGTGCGGGTGGCCGCCGACGGTCCCGCGCGCCTGGAGGCCCGGCTGTCCGTGCGTCCTCCCGAGGGCGCCAGCTTCGCCTTCGTGTCCTCCCAGGGCATCGCTGTTCCGGTGCGGTGGGTGGGCCAGTCCCCGGTCGTGGACGCCGCGGATGGAACGTGGCGCGCGTGGTTCGAGCCAGAGGACTCCGCCGCCGTGCTGCGCGCGGGGCAGGGCGGCCGGTTGCGCATCCAGGCCGCGGCGGGCGAGGACACGGTGCTGGTCCCCGCGCGCGCCCTGGCCTTCGACAGTGCGCGCACGGTCGTCTTCACGCGCGGCGGTGAGGGGCAGCCCGTGCGCCGGGAGGTGGAGGTGCTGGCCACCTCCGGCGCGGAGGCCTTGGTGAAAGGGCCGCTGTCTGCCCGGGACGCGGTGGCCGCTGACGGCGCGGCGCTGCTGTTGGAGTCTCAGGCGGGTGCCGGCGATGAGGTGACGCCGTGA
- a CDS encoding efflux RND transporter permease subunit — protein sequence MIEALVRWSVRHRVWVLALTGVLALAGVAVSLRLELDAMPDITTNQVLVLTRAPGLTPEEVERLVTRPVEVALGGMPGLEEQRSLSRYGLSSVTAVFEDGVDPYRARQQVQERLNVLGSTLPPGVDPPELGPLTGGLGEVFHFTLSSPERTGAQLLELTQIRVAPRLRTVPGVVEVNSWGGHQRTLEVRADAVRLAQRGVTLAQLRDALERATGSAPGASLPVGERHVLIRAVARPRAPADLAEALIPRPGAMAVRLGDVAEVTEGALPRIGSATSNGRGETVYVMVQMLRDANALAVTGAISDALPDVRALLPEDVRLDVVYDRATLVRGTVRTVGKNLLEGGLLVVGVLFLLLGSVRAGLLVASAIPLSMLGATTAMVALDIPGNLMSLGAIDFGLLVDGAVVMVEGLFHRLAHLSPEEKKRPPREHVEETAVSLARPVFFSVLIILLVYLPILSLRGVDGKMFRPMAMTVVFALATALLLSLTFIPAAASWLIRPEHVPAREPLLVRWFERLYAPALRQSVRRRVPVAAVAVFLLAVGGWIFARAGTEFTPQLDEGDMVIQTTRVPDISLDAAVSEAGRMERVLLEAIPEVRQVVSRVGSPAVATDIMGLEMADVFVSLAPRDAWRPGLTRESLIEEMGQVLEARVPGGDPAFTQPIQMRFNELLGGAVTDVALSIYGEDLTELGLLARRAAALLSQEPGAVDVRVLAPPEVPLFEVTPRPLDSARAGLGAVDVLEAVSAVRSGVEVGATWDGAVRVPIVLRLTGASDAFSLAELPLPTETGGLVPLSRVADVRLTSSPGLVSREGGQRRLVVGFNVRGADLGTVVERARSRAEQALTPPDGYRLEWGGQYETLTEARQRLSLVLPAVALLIFAVLLFAFRRMRPALAIFANVPFACVGGMMALAARDLPVSISAAVGFIALSGIAVLNGVVLMSREQRLEADGHAPGEAVVMAARERARPVLMTALVAALGFIPMMLARGVGAEVQRPLATVVVGGLVTSTLLTLVILPTLYPWFAGRTRTQARA from the coding sequence GTGATTGAAGCCCTCGTGCGCTGGTCGGTGCGTCACCGGGTCTGGGTCCTGGCCCTCACGGGCGTGCTCGCGCTGGCGGGCGTCGCGGTGTCGCTCCGCCTGGAACTGGACGCGATGCCGGACATCACCACCAACCAGGTGCTCGTTCTCACGCGTGCGCCCGGCCTGACGCCCGAGGAGGTGGAGCGGCTGGTGACGCGGCCGGTGGAGGTGGCCCTGGGCGGCATGCCCGGACTCGAGGAGCAGCGCAGCCTGTCCCGCTATGGCCTTTCCTCTGTCACCGCCGTGTTCGAGGACGGCGTGGACCCGTACCGGGCCCGGCAGCAGGTGCAGGAGCGCCTCAACGTGCTCGGCTCCACGCTGCCCCCGGGCGTGGACCCACCGGAGCTGGGGCCGCTCACCGGTGGGTTGGGCGAAGTCTTCCACTTCACGCTGTCCTCGCCGGAGCGCACGGGCGCGCAGTTGCTCGAGCTGACGCAGATTCGCGTGGCGCCCCGTCTGCGTACGGTGCCGGGCGTGGTGGAGGTCAACAGCTGGGGCGGCCACCAGCGCACGCTGGAGGTGCGCGCGGACGCCGTGCGGCTGGCCCAGCGGGGCGTGACGCTCGCGCAGTTGCGTGACGCGCTGGAGCGAGCCACCGGCAGCGCTCCGGGCGCGAGCCTTCCGGTCGGAGAGCGCCACGTCCTGATTCGCGCCGTGGCGCGGCCTCGGGCGCCGGCTGACCTGGCGGAGGCGTTGATTCCCCGGCCTGGGGCCATGGCCGTGCGCCTGGGCGACGTGGCCGAGGTCACCGAAGGCGCGCTGCCTCGCATTGGCAGCGCCACCTCCAATGGGCGCGGCGAGACGGTCTACGTCATGGTGCAGATGCTCCGGGATGCCAATGCGCTCGCCGTGACGGGCGCCATCTCCGACGCGCTCCCCGATGTGCGAGCGCTGCTGCCCGAGGACGTGCGGTTGGACGTCGTCTACGACCGTGCCACGTTGGTGCGCGGCACGGTGCGCACCGTGGGCAAGAACCTGCTGGAAGGAGGGCTGCTCGTCGTGGGCGTCCTCTTCCTGTTGCTCGGCAGCGTGCGCGCGGGCCTGCTCGTCGCCTCGGCCATTCCGTTGTCCATGCTGGGCGCGACCACCGCCATGGTGGCGCTGGACATCCCGGGCAACCTGATGAGCCTGGGAGCCATCGACTTCGGCCTGCTGGTGGATGGCGCGGTGGTGATGGTGGAGGGCCTGTTCCACCGGCTGGCGCATCTGTCGCCGGAGGAGAAGAAGCGGCCGCCCCGTGAGCACGTCGAGGAGACGGCCGTGTCCCTGGCCCGCCCCGTCTTCTTCTCCGTGCTCATCATCCTGCTCGTGTACCTGCCCATCCTGTCCCTGCGAGGCGTGGACGGGAAGATGTTCCGGCCCATGGCGATGACCGTCGTCTTCGCGCTGGCCACCGCGCTGCTGCTGTCGTTGACCTTCATCCCCGCCGCCGCGAGTTGGCTCATCCGCCCCGAGCACGTCCCCGCGCGTGAGCCACTGCTGGTCCGCTGGTTCGAGCGTCTCTACGCCCCGGCGTTGCGTCAGAGCGTGCGCAGGCGCGTGCCCGTGGCCGCCGTGGCCGTGTTCCTGTTGGCCGTGGGTGGGTGGATCTTCGCTCGCGCGGGCACGGAGTTCACGCCGCAGTTGGACGAAGGCGACATGGTGATTCAAACCACGCGTGTCCCTGACATCAGCCTGGACGCGGCGGTGAGCGAAGCGGGCCGGATGGAGCGAGTCCTGCTCGAAGCGATTCCGGAGGTGCGCCAGGTCGTCTCGCGCGTGGGCAGCCCCGCGGTGGCCACGGACATCATGGGCTTGGAGATGGCGGACGTCTTCGTGTCGTTGGCGCCGAGGGACGCGTGGCGGCCCGGGCTCACCCGTGAGTCGCTCATCGAGGAGATGGGGCAGGTGCTGGAAGCCCGTGTCCCAGGTGGAGACCCGGCCTTCACGCAGCCCATCCAGATGCGCTTCAACGAGCTGCTCGGGGGCGCGGTGACGGACGTGGCGCTCAGCATCTACGGCGAGGACCTGACCGAACTCGGGCTCCTGGCTCGCCGGGCCGCGGCGCTGCTGAGCCAGGAACCGGGTGCGGTGGACGTGCGTGTGCTCGCTCCGCCGGAGGTGCCGCTCTTCGAGGTGACGCCTCGCCCTCTCGATTCGGCCCGCGCGGGCCTGGGCGCGGTCGATGTGCTGGAGGCGGTGAGCGCGGTGCGCAGTGGCGTGGAGGTGGGCGCCACCTGGGATGGGGCGGTGCGCGTGCCCATCGTCCTGCGGTTGACGGGTGCGTCCGATGCCTTCTCCCTGGCCGAGCTGCCCCTCCCCACGGAGACGGGAGGCCTGGTGCCGCTCTCCCGCGTGGCGGACGTGCGGTTGACCTCCTCGCCCGGGCTGGTGAGCCGGGAAGGGGGCCAGCGCCGGCTGGTGGTGGGCTTCAACGTGCGAGGCGCGGACCTGGGGACGGTGGTGGAGCGGGCACGGAGCCGCGCGGAGCAGGCGCTTACTCCGCCTGATGGCTATCGGCTCGAGTGGGGCGGTCAGTACGAGACCTTGACGGAGGCACGGCAAAGGCTTTCGCTGGTGCTTCCCGCCGTGGCCCTCCTCATCTTCGCCGTGCTGCTGTTCGCCTTCCGCCGCATGCGTCCCGCTTTGGCCATCTTCGCCAACGTCCCCTTCGCGTGCGTGGGCGGGATGATGGCGCTGGCGGCTCGGGACCTGCCCGTGTCCATCTCCGCGGCGGTGGGCTTCATCGCGCTGTCCGGCATCGCGGTGCTCAACGGCGTCGTGCTGATGTCGCGCGAACAGCGGCTCGAAGCGGACGGCCATGCTCCCGGTGAGGCGGTGGTGATGGCGGCCCGCGAGCGGGCCCGGCCCGTGCTGATGACGGCGCTGGTGGCGGCGCTGGGCTTCATCCCGATGATGCTCGCTCGCGGGGTGGGCGCCGAGGTGCAGCGGCCCCTGGCCACGGTGGTGGTGGGTGGGCTCGTCACCTCCACGCTGCTGACCCTGGTCATCCTCCCCACACTCTACCCATGGTTCGCGGGTAGGACGCGCACGCAGGCGCGTGCATGA
- a CDS encoding response regulator transcription factor — MRLLLVEDEERMANLLRRGLGEEGHLVDTCRTAEDALDQAGEVAYDAIILDWALPGMDGVALLRRWRERGLMTPVLMLTARGTVGERVTGLRAGADDYLVKPFAFEELLARLEALHRRSEGQTQSWGGGAIHIDARRRMLTCGDREVALTGREFALLGELASRAGEVHTRSSLLAKVWGPSFDGPPNIVDVYVGYVRTKLTEVGAEGVTIQAVRGVGFRLVIEGAR, encoded by the coding sequence GTGAGGCTGCTGCTGGTGGAAGACGAGGAGCGGATGGCGAACCTGCTCCGGCGGGGGCTCGGGGAAGAGGGCCACCTCGTGGACACCTGCCGCACGGCGGAGGACGCGCTCGACCAGGCAGGCGAGGTGGCCTACGACGCCATCATCCTCGACTGGGCCCTGCCCGGCATGGATGGCGTGGCGCTGCTTCGGCGCTGGCGCGAACGCGGCTTGATGACGCCGGTGCTGATGCTCACCGCCCGCGGCACGGTGGGGGAGCGGGTGACGGGCCTGCGCGCTGGCGCGGATGACTACCTGGTGAAGCCCTTTGCCTTCGAGGAACTGCTCGCGCGCCTGGAGGCACTGCACCGCCGCTCCGAGGGCCAGACGCAGTCCTGGGGCGGAGGGGCCATCCACATCGATGCCCGGCGGCGGATGTTGACGTGTGGCGACCGTGAGGTGGCCTTGACGGGCCGTGAGTTCGCCCTGCTGGGGGAATTGGCTTCGCGCGCGGGCGAAGTCCACACCCGCTCCAGCCTGCTGGCGAAGGTGTGGGGCCCCAGCTTCGATGGGCCTCCCAACATCGTGGACGTCTACGTGGGCTACGTGCGCACGAAGCTGACCGAGGTGGGCGCGGAAGGGGTGACCATCCAGGCGGTGCGTGGGGTGGGCTTCCGGTTGGTGATTGAGGGCGCTCGGTGA
- a CDS encoding sensor histidine kinase — translation MRLVRRMWLWGAVVPVVAVVAALGVAVQVFRVVLERTLDEALLSQAAAESVSLFDAPDGRPHLHVEPSPLAGEVRTFVPATRLYGPDGTLLSVFPPESPTVYERVLPEDGPTSRLETQRLGTGLRLRVLTVQVRSPKGVPHVLQLVASLGTVDQAVGTFTSVATVLALLLGGVLIGIQGWQARGLARRLHGIADQVARSRDGGMVAPVPVDEPRDEIMEVRLALTEAAVRVRAAREAQERLIARAAHELRTPLALMRTGLDLALRRERGAEELRTVLEENRREVDRLASVAGALLELSAAGGALDLQQGDLRGLLDEAAAGAWAEADRRGVSLRVVGPDEADCRMDAMAVRRAVDNLLANALRYAPRGSEVRLELALRDAHWEVAVQDEGRGIPETHREDVFTPFHRLERDAGGVGLGLSLVREVARGHGGDARVVESPGPGARVLLTLPGR, via the coding sequence GTGAGGTTGGTCCGGCGGATGTGGCTGTGGGGCGCGGTGGTGCCCGTGGTGGCGGTGGTCGCCGCGCTGGGCGTGGCCGTCCAGGTGTTCCGCGTGGTGCTCGAGCGGACCCTGGACGAAGCCCTGCTGTCGCAAGCCGCGGCGGAGAGTGTGAGCCTCTTCGACGCTCCGGATGGGCGCCCGCATCTGCACGTGGAGCCCTCCCCGTTGGCGGGAGAGGTGCGTACCTTCGTCCCCGCGACCCGGCTCTATGGCCCGGATGGGACGCTGCTCTCCGTCTTCCCACCCGAGTCACCCACCGTCTACGAACGGGTGCTGCCCGAGGACGGGCCCACGTCGCGGCTGGAGACGCAGCGCCTGGGCACGGGCCTGCGGCTTCGCGTGCTGACGGTGCAGGTACGCTCTCCGAAGGGCGTGCCCCATGTCCTGCAGTTGGTGGCGTCCCTGGGGACGGTGGACCAGGCGGTGGGCACCTTCACCTCCGTCGCCACCGTGCTGGCGCTGCTCCTGGGCGGGGTGCTGATTGGCATCCAGGGCTGGCAGGCGAGGGGGCTGGCGCGACGGCTTCACGGCATCGCGGACCAGGTGGCCCGCTCGCGCGACGGAGGCATGGTGGCTCCCGTGCCCGTGGATGAGCCCCGGGACGAAATCATGGAGGTGCGCCTGGCGCTGACCGAGGCCGCGGTGCGCGTGCGCGCGGCGCGTGAAGCGCAAGAACGCCTCATCGCGCGCGCCGCGCACGAGCTGCGCACGCCACTGGCCCTCATGCGCACCGGCTTGGACCTGGCGCTGCGGCGCGAGCGTGGCGCGGAGGAGTTGCGCACCGTGCTGGAGGAGAACCGGCGCGAGGTGGACCGGCTGGCCAGCGTCGCCGGTGCGCTGCTGGAGCTGTCGGCGGCGGGCGGCGCCCTCGACTTGCAGCAGGGGGATTTGCGCGGGCTGCTCGACGAAGCCGCCGCGGGGGCATGGGCGGAGGCGGACCGGCGCGGTGTGTCGCTGCGCGTGGTGGGCCCCGACGAGGCCGACTGCCGGATGGATGCGATGGCCGTTCGTCGAGCGGTGGACAACCTGCTGGCCAACGCCCTCCGCTACGCGCCTCGTGGGTCCGAGGTGCGGCTGGAGCTGGCGCTCCGGGACGCGCATTGGGAAGTCGCTGTCCAGGACGAGGGGCGCGGCATCCCGGAGACGCACCGAGAGGACGTCTTCACGCCCTTCCACCGCCTGGAGCGGGACGCGGGGGGCGTGGGGCTGGGACTCAGTCTCGTGCGCGAGGTGGCGCGCGGCCATGGCGGCGACGCGCGCGTGGTGGAGAGCCCGGGCCCGGGCGCGCGGGTGCTGCTGACACTGCCTGGCCGGTGA
- the uvrA gene encoding excinuclease ABC subunit UvrA, with protein MARARRSKQHPDATGSAEQGFVEVRGARQHNLKNVDVRIPRDAFVVFTGVSGSGKSSLAFGTLYAEAQRRYFESVAPYARRLIDQAGVPEVDAIDGLPPAVALQQHRGAPTTRSSVGSVTTLANSLRLLYSRAGTYPRGQPHLDSDAFSPNTPAGACPKCHGLGRIYDATEKSMVPDDALTIRERAIAAWPPAWHGQNLRDILVTLGYDVDRPWRELPKKDRDWILFTDEQPTVPVYAGFTPAETQRALKRKEPPSYMGTFTGARRYVLQTFATTQSALMKRRVSQYMVSGDCPECHGKRLRRESLSVTFAGLDIGELSRLPLSELTDLLAPVADGTAKDVAALARAHPEKALVAQRIAHDVLARVNVLTELGLGYLSLERGTPTLSPGELQRLRLATQVRSNLFGVVYVLDEPSAGLHPADTAALLKALDQLKGSGNSLFVVEHEVDVIRHADWIVDVGPDAGEQGGQILYSGPLEGLKAVKASRTRRYLFGDAEKHRGTRRSPKGWLRLQGVSRNNLKELDVDFPLGVLTTVTGVSGSGKSSLVSQVLVDLVAGHLGHAVPENEDEGEALERTVIHTTGGRIASGMEGIKRLVQVDQKPIGRTPRSNLATYTGLFDNVRKLFAATPAARSRRYDVGRFSFNVAKGRCETCEGEGFVSVELLFLPSVYAPCPTCQGARYNAKTLEIQYRGKNIAEVLGMTVDAAHDFFSEDPLVQRPLAVLREVGLGYLRLGQPATELSGGEAQRIKLATELQRAQRGSSLYVLDEPTTGLHPSDVDTLMTQLEGLVASGNTVILVEHDMRVVAASDWVIDMGPGAGDKGGRVVVAGPPEDVVGLPFSQTAPFLEEALG; from the coding sequence ATGGCCAGGGCTCGTCGTTCGAAGCAGCACCCAGATGCAACCGGTTCCGCCGAGCAGGGCTTCGTGGAGGTGCGCGGCGCCCGCCAGCACAACCTGAAGAACGTCGACGTCCGGATTCCGCGCGACGCGTTCGTCGTGTTCACCGGCGTGTCGGGCTCGGGCAAGTCGTCGCTGGCCTTCGGCACGCTCTACGCGGAAGCGCAGCGGCGGTACTTCGAATCCGTGGCCCCCTATGCGCGCCGTCTCATCGACCAGGCGGGTGTGCCGGAGGTCGACGCCATCGACGGGCTGCCCCCTGCCGTGGCGCTCCAGCAGCACCGGGGCGCGCCCACCACGCGTTCGTCCGTGGGGAGCGTGACGACGTTGGCGAACTCGTTGCGGCTGCTGTACTCGCGCGCGGGCACGTATCCACGCGGCCAGCCGCACCTGGATTCGGATGCCTTTTCGCCCAACACGCCCGCGGGCGCGTGCCCCAAGTGCCACGGGCTGGGCCGCATCTACGACGCCACCGAGAAGTCGATGGTGCCGGATGACGCGCTCACCATCCGGGAGCGGGCGATTGCCGCCTGGCCGCCCGCGTGGCACGGCCAGAACCTGCGCGACATCCTGGTGACGCTCGGCTACGACGTCGACCGGCCGTGGCGGGAGCTGCCGAAGAAGGACCGCGACTGGATTCTCTTCACGGACGAGCAGCCCACGGTGCCCGTCTACGCGGGCTTCACCCCGGCCGAGACGCAGCGGGCCCTCAAGCGCAAGGAGCCGCCCAGCTACATGGGCACCTTCACGGGCGCCCGGCGCTACGTGCTCCAGACCTTCGCCACCACGCAGAGCGCGCTGATGAAGCGGCGCGTCTCGCAGTACATGGTGAGCGGCGACTGCCCCGAATGTCACGGCAAGCGCCTGCGCCGCGAGTCCCTGTCCGTCACCTTCGCGGGGCTCGACATCGGCGAGCTGTCGCGTCTGCCGCTCAGTGAGCTCACGGACCTGCTCGCGCCCGTGGCGGATGGGACGGCCAAGGACGTGGCGGCGCTTGCCCGTGCCCATCCGGAGAAGGCGCTGGTGGCCCAGCGAATCGCCCACGACGTGTTGGCGCGCGTCAACGTCCTGACGGAGCTGGGCCTGGGCTACCTGTCGCTCGAGCGCGGCACGCCGACGCTGTCTCCTGGCGAGCTCCAGCGCTTGCGGCTGGCCACGCAGGTGCGCTCCAACCTGTTCGGCGTGGTGTACGTGCTCGATGAGCCGTCCGCTGGGCTGCACCCCGCGGACACCGCGGCGCTGCTGAAGGCCCTGGACCAGCTCAAGGGCTCAGGCAACTCGCTGTTCGTGGTGGAGCACGAGGTGGATGTCATCCGCCACGCGGACTGGATTGTCGACGTGGGGCCCGACGCGGGTGAGCAGGGCGGGCAGATTCTCTACAGCGGCCCGCTCGAGGGCCTGAAGGCGGTGAAGGCGTCCCGGACGCGGCGCTATCTCTTCGGCGACGCGGAGAAGCACCGCGGCACGCGGCGTTCGCCCAAGGGGTGGCTGCGCCTGCAGGGCGTGTCGCGCAACAACCTGAAGGAACTGGACGTCGACTTTCCGCTGGGCGTCCTCACCACGGTGACGGGCGTCTCCGGCTCGGGGAAGTCGAGCCTCGTGAGCCAGGTCCTGGTGGATCTGGTGGCCGGACACCTGGGCCACGCGGTGCCGGAGAACGAGGACGAGGGAGAGGCGCTGGAGCGCACGGTCATCCACACCACCGGCGGCAGGATTGCCTCCGGCATGGAGGGCATCAAGCGCCTGGTGCAGGTGGACCAGAAGCCCATTGGACGCACGCCGCGCTCCAACCTGGCGACGTACACGGGGCTGTTCGACAACGTCCGCAAACTCTTCGCCGCGACGCCCGCCGCACGCTCCCGGCGTTATGACGTGGGACGCTTCTCCTTCAACGTGGCCAAGGGCCGCTGCGAGACGTGCGAAGGCGAGGGCTTCGTCAGCGTGGAGCTGCTCTTCCTGCCCAGCGTCTACGCGCCGTGCCCCACGTGTCAGGGGGCTCGCTACAACGCCAAGACGCTGGAGATTCAGTACCGGGGCAAGAACATCGCCGAGGTGCTGGGCATGACGGTGGACGCGGCCCACGACTTCTTCAGCGAGGACCCGCTGGTGCAGCGGCCGCTCGCGGTCCTGCGGGAGGTGGGGTTGGGATACCTGCGGCTGGGGCAGCCCGCGACGGAGTTGTCCGGCGGCGAGGCCCAACGCATCAAGCTGGCCACGGAGCTTCAGCGGGCCCAGCGCGGCAGCTCGCTGTACGTGCTGGACGAACCCACCACGGGCCTGCACCCCTCCGACGTGGACACGCTGATGACGCAGCTGGAGGGGCTGGTGGCCTCCGGCAACACCGTCATCCTCGTCGAACACGACATGCGCGTGGTGGCCGCGAGCGACTGGGTCATCGACATGGGCCCGGGCGCTGGGGACAAGGGCGGGCGGGTGGTGGTGGCGGGCCCACCAGAGGACGTGGTGGGCCTGCCCTTCAGTCAGACCGCGCCCTTCCTGGAGGAGGCGCTGGGCTGA